A window of the Phalacrocorax aristotelis chromosome 9, bGulAri2.1, whole genome shotgun sequence genome harbors these coding sequences:
- the CALM1 gene encoding calmodulin-1, whose amino-acid sequence MADQLTEEQIAEFKEAFSLFDKDGDGTITTKELGTVMRSLGQNPTEAELQDMINEVDADGNGTIDFPEFLTMMARKMKDTDSEEEIREAFRVFDKDGNGYISAAELRHVMTNLGEKLTDEEVDEMIREADIDGDGQVNYEEFVQMMTAK is encoded by the exons aTG GCTGATCAGCTGACTGAAGAACAGATTGCTG AATTCAAGGAAGCCTTTTCCCTATTTGACAAAGATGGTGATGGTACTATCACAACAAAAGAACTGGGAACTGTCATGAGGTCATTGGGTCAAAATCCAACAGAAGCAGAATTGCAGGATATGATCAACGAGGTAGATGCTGATG GCAATGGCACTATCGACTTCCCTGAATTTTTAACCATGATGGCCAGAAAAATGAAGGACACAGACAGCGAGGAAGAAATCCGTGAGGCATTCAGAGTCTTTGACAAG GATGGCAATGGCTATATCAGTGCAGCAGAACTACGCCATGTTATGACAAACTTAGGAGAAAAGCTAACAGATGAAGAAGTAGACGAAATGATCAGAGAAGCAGACATTGATGGGGATGGGCAAGTCAACTATGAAG aatTCGTACAGATGATGACTGCAAAGTGA